In Lates calcarifer isolate ASB-BC8 linkage group LG21, TLL_Latcal_v3, whole genome shotgun sequence, the sequence ATGAGTGAATGTTATCTAGTTTTAATTGCAACTGCATTATGTATCTCAGAGCTTTGGCAGTTTACAAGAATTTGGAGATCAGGCCTTGGAAagcaattaaaatgttttgaggGAAATTAGCCAGTgtactggcaaaaaaaaaaaaaacagttgtgcaTAAAGAGTATGTGGTGAAACATGTTACCTCTGTGCTGGAGGTAATAAAggataaatactgtataaatgtgcaagtgtgtatttttatatttactatttctgtgctgcagtgatCATGAGACAAAGAGCATGCCAATGATATCAGTGATGTGGAATGGCCTGAGGCTTGGCTGCCAGTAAACACAGTGCTACCATAACAAGTCAGATATGTGATCATTCATGGAAACACAGGATTGATAAGGCTGTGTGGGTGACAGCTGGGTATTTGCTCGCCAGTGAAGGGAATAATTTGTATAAATTGTTGTGGGCCAAAACAGAAATAGCATCACACCCTAACATGTGATAAAAATACTCTGTGATCTAGATTCCATGGatattaaaaatacagttaTCCTCGTAGCCACACTACAGTTGATAGATGCCTTGACAGCAGCCTCTTACACCTacttcagctctgtctctgtgttttacaggtTTGGGAGTTcagctctctgttttcctctgtggacAGATGGAGCTTCAGCAATATTCCTTCTATGTCAGATCACCTGAAAACCTGCTCCTTCTACCAGAGAGAGGAACGCACTGAGCCGGTGGTTTTAGCCTGTCTGGGAGAGGTCAGAGACAAACATGGAGAAGTAAAGCATAAGAGATAACGCTCATGGCCCCGGGGTCAGTGGCACGACAGCATCACAAGCAGTGCCATGTTAAGAATCACTCAGACGTGATATGTATGCACCCACAAAACTGCAAAGTGGATAAAGCCTCTGCATATGCAGCTACTGTATAGAAACAGAGGGGAATACAGAGATCTTGTGTGATGAAGCCTTGCGGACAGATACTATATATGTGAAGAAACTGCAGTTTTTTGAAGAATTGTGTGATTTACACATCTTTTATTTAACATCTCCACAAATCATTTTGCCGGTAGGCAGACAATACAAGATAGATCTATCTATACAGTGCTTTAGACCCTAGAACACTAACGTTGGGTGATTTTCAGCCATGCAATTGTGTTCatgattttcactgtgttgCCGCTGTCTGAGTTGCGTGGGTCCTTGGGTTCAGGGTGCTCACTGACATCATTGAAGTTAGTCGTGTTTCCCTGCTCCCATCCCTATTTTTTTCTACAGGCACGCATTTCGAGTGATTTTCACCCTACGTTAGTGATTGTGTATTAAATCAAGGGTAACAACTTTCAGGCCTGCCATATTAATTGCCCCATATCATGCACAACTATCATCCTGTCACAGGCTCGGTGACTCTGGCATGCCAACAAATGAGTAAAACATTGCtaaagtttgtttattttggcaATAATTAGGTACGCAGAGTTCTTCTTTGATAGTAGAGCTAAGTTATTTAGCTAGCTACTTTGTTAATCTCTCCCAGAGTTATCAGTGATTCAGGGAGACTGTAACTTTACAGGACAAGGCTCACATGTCCCAAGAACAGTTGGACCAAAGAACAAGTTCCCAgctccattattattattattattattattattattattttaggatttttttgttAATGACTAATGGctaatttttcattcattttagaGCCTTTTTATAAGGACCCCCCCAtgataccttttttttttttcattttatgagaTGTTGTAtagatggaaatgaaaaaaagagtaCTTCAATTTGCCAtgtattgttgtgtttattacATCGGGTAAAATATACCCAATGTTAGTGATGGTGTTACAAAAGTGAACGTTAGTGTTCTAGGGTTAAAGGTTTACTTGGGGGAAGATTCTTCAAATAATCCCCCTGAGGACACTGAATTGGAGTTTGAGAGTGGTCCTCATAACCTGAGATATCAATTAATTTGCCTTTGTTTACCATGTTGAGCAGACTAGTGTTGTTTCTTCCATCCTTCTTCATTTCTTATGGTGAAAaacattagtttaaaaaaatttaGAGCAGCAAGGCGTTACTGATGTTGACTGTTTTTCAACATGACAAGACTGACATCTACTGGATAAAAGCTGAAGTGCCTCATGAGCGTGGAATGGTGACACATCACACACCATGAAATGagtttgatattttaatgttgaaCATGATATCACATGTCCCATATGTCACATAAGATTAAATACAGCAAtgaatgctttgtttttaatgtagaCTCTCTTTGTTGAAGATAATGAGAGGACTGTGATCTATGTGTGTCACTGACATTATACTATAATAAATCTGACTTGCAGTCTGCCTAATTTGTTTTACAACAGCACACATAAAGCACTCAGTGGAATAAAAAAGGAGATTAAAAGCtagaaaaatgttcttttattaACCAAGGACTTCAAAACAGAGAAGGTGAACAAGTGACAAATTGTCAACATCAACTACTGCATCCCAGACACTTCAGGGTTACGTAGTTTGTTGATCACCTCTGATAGCATTTTGTTGCACAGGGCTGCATAGGGATTAAGAACCACAGCCTGTTGTCGAGCAAATTCACTTCCAAGCGCAGCTGCTTTCTCAAAATCTGCTCTGGCTCCATCATCCTGACATGCTAATCTACGTAAAAGGCCTCTCTGCACCAGTGCCTGGCAGGCAGTTCGTCCAGTGTCGCCACTCAGAGAAATGGCTTGGTCCAGATCCTCCAGGGCTCCTGAGAGGAAGTAAATTTGATGAATGATGTCaaacatattttacagtaaTTCTAATATTATCACACACTGAATATAACTGAATATAAACTAACAATCAGCTatcatttgatttcattcaCCCAAAAAGTACAGTAGTCTTAAATGTATTGGCAATCTCAATACCTGTACTACTTTCAAGTAATAAACAATGACAATTTCAGATGAATACAGTGCTACTCTGTATTACAGCAGTGATTCAGTCTGATTCAGATTCAGTGATTCTTGTCAATCAGTGTGAACAATAACTAGCACCGGGTTAAAGAAAATTGAAAAGCACCACCTAAATATAGAAACTCCAATTTTAGACACAGATGGTGCAGGTGGTGAATACAAGGTGTGATTGACAAAGAGATCTCCTGGGAGTGAGTGTAAAAACATCACAGTTATACTGACATGCTCCAAAGAGGTTGCAcaatccaagaaaaaaaaaaaaaaattaccaggATTGTAACACAAGCATTAGCTGTAACCTATTACATTTACAATTTGTGCAATGGAAACAATGTTACGCTGAATCTATAAAATATTGGGAACACTTGCTAATTTCTTTGATTTGTAAAGAAAATTGTTTCATGTTTGATCCCCTAAATATCAAAGGagtaaatgaaaagaaacacgTACAATGGATTCTTAAATTTTGAGATGGTTCAGATATGACTCGAGCAAAATCCCTGTAATTCTGTACATTCAGTGTACCCTGTCAACCGTGTGACAGACAGCAGGTAAAAGAAGCTAACACAAGGTCTGTACAGTTAACACTGTTGACACAGTGCATCAGATAGACAAAGCTCTGATATGGTGTCATGCTGGCCCTAGACTCACAGTCTGATATGTCGGCACACTGCGGTGTCTACGGAAAGAGTTATTATTGAATTTGTGGCATGTACCTGCTGTGTTTCCCTGCAGCCGCAGGGCCTGTGCCCGGTTGTTATAGGCTGAGGCTCGCTGAGGCAGGATCTGGATTGCCTGGCTGAACAGTTGAAGTGCAGCTTGCAAATCCCCAGCCTCTGCTGCCGAGACACCCTGCATCTCCAACTCTTTCACTTGCTTCAGCAACTCTGTGTCAAAGCCACTGTCTGGCAGGAGGAGATAAACAGGTTGAAAACCACTCAAACTCAATTGACAGGTACCGTGgcaaggaaaacacagaaatgtcacCCAGAACTCAACTTGgattaaaatgtcatgttttttttttagtcgaAGGAATGGAATGCGttcaaataaattcaatatGCTATGAAATGATAAACATAAAAAGCCATGACATGATATGTAGAGACACATCAAGTCAGAAGCTCACGCTCACCATCATCAATTAATTCCTCCTCTTGGTTCAGGCCTGGGATGTCTCCAAAGGGGGTGGTGGGGTTGAATATTGCCTGGAGTACGGCTCTGTCATGTGCTGATGCCATCTTACTGGCATCTGtaaagaaagcagagaaagatgGCAGAAAAGGAAAATCATGGGATGGAGAATTCTTTCTCCCCTAACCTCTACCATTTCCACCAGCCAATCAAAGAAGGGGGCGGAAGCAGTGGTGGACTTTGAGATTTGCCTGTGCTGAGCACATCTGTATTTGGTTTACTCAAAAATGCAGGCCAGGGATACATGCatgctgtggagctgctgccaTTATGGCAAAGAGGAGACAGAGTGAAAATGTTATGAAATATTCTGTCTGAAGATTTCTGCTCAGTGCAAAGTGATGAGAAATCTTTTATCATGGTGTTCATATCTCACAGGATTTTAAGTTATTGAGTACTGTGGAAATACAGTGGTGAAAGGAGTATTCAGATGCTTTACTTCGGTAAAAGTTGCAGTACACTGCAAAATACTTCATTATGAGTAAAGCTCTGTATTCAAAATATTACTTAAACATAAGTATCACaaataaaagtactcattatacAGAATGCAGTTTTAGTCTGTATAGAACAAACTGTATCTACTTACTGTCACGATTCCTGTCTCACCCCTCTTCATTTTTGCCATTTGTCCCTGTCCCCTGCCACGCTTCATCCGCCCACCAGATGTCCTgggtctttttctttctccctgtctcagtCACCTGACTCCCCACAccacctgtttcccattccCCAATCAACTCACAGTATAAATACCAGCTATTTTCAGTCATGTTCTGCATTTACTGGACTTAGTTCTTCCAATTCTGTGGCTGGTGTTGTCCCAGTTACCAGTCTGCCTGCCTGCAAGGCTTGGCCACAGCCAATCTCTTCCATTAAAATCACTGAACCTGTCTTGTACAAAAAGAGTGGAACCCGGAAGTTCGCATCACCCCTGTTTTCTCGACAAATtgccaatgggattttttccatgggtttttggattattgcagaaaataaggTGCGTTGCCAACAAGAGTGTGCAATACTTACACGTTTTCTTTCAGCAAGATAATcatcacaaatgaacacaactTCTGTGAtatttgaagcctaaatacggccgccagaagtaaaaagctaatgttaggctataagCGAACTACGCCACAGGCGCATGACGTCAACGTCATCACCACGAAGCTTCCgacttgtaatttaatttagcgCGCCTTCCGCAAAAGCCTTGCTTGCCTGTAATGTTAGTAATAGTTTACAGGAAGTGTGAGTATGAACACAATGAGGTTGTAAAGGCGGACTGGTGAGTAAAACAGTTTTCGTGTGCGGTTTTATGATGTTGACAACCATCTGTAGTCTCATTGAGCCGCTTGTTAGCGATCGCCTTTTTTAGAcacgtaaaaaaaaaatcacaaacgggatattttctgacatattttatattgtagAATAAAGCGAGAAAATGTCTTGAActtgtgttaaccacagaccttatttcaggcatttaaaagaaaatccattgactttgggacgagaGAAGTGgtagtgctaaaatgctaagtTACTTCCGTGTTTTAGGACTCATCCCTGTTCCACTCTGCTGTGACAACTTACACTATTATGCTGTTTAGTAGATGAATGATTGATGATACAGGACATGGCCTTGATCACATGCACTATTTTGTATGTACACCTTTAGAGCTCCTGCCCACCTATAGTCAGTCTACACTAATGTTGACTGTTGACTTTAGGCATATAAAAACTGCACATGATTGACATGTCCCTTACCTCTCTGTTGGTGTCATTGTACCCATTAGGGCATGAAACCTACtctgtaataattattattgaCACAGAGTTTAGTGACATTGTGGGGTTTGAGGCTTACAGTCTTACACTAGAGGTTTAATGAGTCCAGAAtaactgaaaacatctgtgagGATGTGCAGAGCCTTTAATTTGCCATGTAACTATATCTGACAAATAAAGGTAGTGGGGCTGACAGTGTGCCGTCACCTCAGTGTTACTGCAGTACAGCTTGCAGCCACAGGGGGGAGTACTAAGCACAATGCTGCCATCTTGAAAGTTGAACATTTAGGAGCCTTTCTCTCAGCAGATTTAAAAAgtgcaggagaggagggagggaaaagggTGTGatttacaagacaaaaaaacatggGACTGACCACTGCCTAGTATTGCTGGGACAGCAGGAGGTAGAGCCGGTAGTCGGAGCTAACCAACCATGagaagctgctgtcagactctctGTGTCTCTAATGGGGAGTCGGGGAGTCTGGTGGAGCTTTGACAGTCACTAGGAGCACATTTATGGTCCTTTGACAGAGTTACTGTGTGGGTCCCTGTGTTGTAAGGCTCTATTACTAGAGGCTCATTGGCGAGTCTATCTGCGGGCAATGTCAGTAATATCTGTAGCCTTTCTGTTAATTTATCACAGTTACATTACTTTTTGTCAGGTTTACATATATAAAACTTTAGGGTGTAGTTAACCTGACAGCTGACAACAACTCTGGAGCTGTTGCTGGGAATTTCATATGCACTGTTTGTccatcagacttttttttaatgccaaaTGTCTGTAATGCTGTTGCACTTCACGTGGATAGAAATCTACAAACTGCCCAGGAAAGATGGTATAATGGTCTGACATTAAGGCTGGCTGGAATTCAAAATGAAGCTGGAGAAACATGGATAGCAGCAGCTTGCTGCAGATAGAATGTCAATGTGGAACCATTACTGAGTAAGTCCAGGAAGCTGCTATTCATTGCAGCCTTTCAAAATAAGGCTGACAGAATGGCGACTGGTCTTAGGGGAAAACTGCTGTCTTACCAGTGAGCTGTTGCGTTGCACCTCACCAAGAAAATTACTGATCACCATCAGCAAGTTTGATATACTGTATTGCTTGTACATTGCTGGCGTAAGAATACGTTTTATAACTGGACTGTTACAGAACACATCCAGATTAGATAAAATAGTTCAAAACCTGCCTTCTGTAGGTTTAATATAAAAGAGGGTCTTCTAAAGGAAAGACATGTATTCCATGAACTGCATGCAGTGTGATGCAGTTTGGTAATTGGATGTTGGAAGGGTTTTCTGTTTGGCTTGGTTTTTGGATTCTTAGGAACAGTTTCTCATATTTGTCTCTGTGACATTATTTTCATGAAGTATGGTTTACTGTGTATGGTCAACATGTTGAATTTTTGTGCAGTAGTGTGACAGTCTGGTACATGTGGTTAGATGCTATGAGGAGAGTAGCACTGCTCAAGATGTTGAAATGATGGTGCTTTTGTTCTACATGGGATGGTTGtcactctgcagctgtttggcACGTAGGCCCATGGTGTGACAATAACACCAGTTAGCATATGATGTGTGCTAACTGGTGTTATACTTCACGTATACATAATACTTTACTAGCaaacacagctggaaaaaaatatttaacaatataGAAACAATTTTTAAGACACAGGGATGGATAGAGAGACTATGATACATTATTACTCTGcacactgaacatttttctctcatctttgcTTCTTTTCCCTGTGAAATACTGGATAGCTTTATCTCTTCAGGCCCAAGAAATTATTCAAATGTAACcatctgaggaggaaaaaaaaccctctttgGTTAAACTGCTCACATCTCATACTGTGATGAGGAACCTCAAATAGATGCTGCATTGATTGATCACAAACCGAAACAGTTGGGCACCACTCATGTAAAAATtgtaatattttacacacagcAAATCTCTGGTGTAAGCGGCAGTATACACAGTTAATATATGGTGCAAACATAGTGTTGCATTACAATGCAATTTGCACATCTAGATTTATGTAAAGACGCAGCATGTATAGTATTGCCATACATGTTTTCCTTTGTGCACTTGTATGCACACCCTAGTTCACCATCTTGTGTTAATCGAGGCCtgcttttgtttaaaattaGGCATGTGATTTAGAAACAAATTAAGATATTTAAAACTGATGACAAGAAAAACATCACTGAATCAAAGGACAGTCAGTGGATACAACAAATAGTTGAGCTACAGTGGTGAAATAAATCACCGTGCTTCTTAAGGGATCTCCACAGCAACAGACGTGGGTATGCAGgcagaaaataacttttaaataGAGGTGCTGTTGCATGTAACAAATGGCAGATAACAGCAGGGGGTAGTATACAGATATCACTACAGAGGGAAACCGATAGCAGCTAAAGTAAGTGATATGAATACAGGTGAGATTAATCAAAAATGGCACGATTGAACATGGAAACATTGTGGTTTGTCACAGGCTTCTCACAAGCTTAGAAAGTAACTGCAAGTATCTCCAGCAAATGTGTGTAAGTGAGTCACAGAGATGAAAATGGTTCCAGCTCACAgcttttttcagttgtttccaATTACTGGCAGCAGTGATCTGGAACAAGAGAGAGCTCATGAAGGTACAGGCTTTTGGGACTTTTAAAAGGACGAGGTAGATGTGATGTTGAAGTGTAGTAGCTGAAACACAAAGTTTATCAAGAAAGGGTCCTTCAGTTGTTAGAAATTGAGATTTCTGGTTAGTTTGCAGCGtttcaaattttcatttttagtgtTACTGGGGTTTAGTGTCCAGATGTTTTAGTTCAGTACTCATTTGGTGTAAAGTCTaggtttagattttttattAGACACTGGGTAATGCTAACACAGTACAAAGTTTCAGGCTGTTGGGTTTAAGCTGCAGTTAAAGACAGTGCACATAGATATTAACTGGGCATTATTCTTTGTAAAACTGACATCAAAGAGATGTGACTGAGAGGGTATTATATGGATGTAGGCTGGTGTGTTAAATAACCCcagatgacattaaaaaaaacagtatatttTTAATGTCATCATATATTCCCTCAACAGTCTGTTGAGGGAATATATGAATTGTAACTCTTGTACACTTCTACGTGGTCACTTCTCTTGGACATGCTTACAATAGTGCCAAATAACTGAGTGCATATTTTCTTATAGTGTTAAAGTGGCTTACAGATCTCACTGGCTTAGAAAGCAACTGCAAGTACCTCAGACAAATCTAAGTGTATGCTGATAATGCGTACATTTTGAAAGAGAGGTAAAAGATTTATTCACAATAAGGTATAAGGCAAAGGAAATGCTTTTGAAGTTGCGTGCAGTTCATTTTCTCATACTAAGACAGCAGTCTGTCTGAAGTGAAAGATCTTTCCTACATAAAAGCTGCCATAAATGCAGGGGTGTACAATAACAGGAAATTTCACAATGCAGCAAATTGATTAGAGGAAAATCATATCCTTTCCCCAAATAGAACGGCTAATGAGATGGCAATGTCAGACTAAAAAATGGGAGTGGTGAAGAAATGACCACTCAGTCTGAATAGCAAGCAAATTCTCCAGAAATACAGTGCTGACTTTGTTGTAGGGTTCCAACATATGATTTAGATTGAAAGTAAAAATGGTTCACCAAAGCTCCCAGAGCTTGAGGTCCTTAAATTACcttgtaaaagtgaaaaatattgaACTGAATCATATAAAAACTGAGGGAAATTAATCAGACCAGCTCAAAAATTCATTAACTATCAAAATTCTTGCTTAATTTTTTGCTATTTAATCAACTTATTGACTTATCATTTCAGCTCCAGACCGTCTTCCTTGCTACAATGACTGACATCTGTAACACCTGGTGCCAAAAGCTGAATCATATGCTAAGCCTGTTTCTTCCGTCATGGCCATGGAGTGTGATGTGAGTATACGCACAGCtgtaaaaatgctgaataaGTTCACACCTGTGGTAAAACCATTTCCTTATCCAATTTAAGGCAACGATTTAAAAAATGCCAAATTGGTTGTGTATACAGCATGTGTGCTATGATATGTGAATTTGACACTTAAGAGGCTCATCTTGCAAGAAAATTATAAGCCTTAATGACACCTGCTTGATTAATGCTGCAGGTTTTAAGTATCTAATTTTAAATGTCTACTGCTCTACTGCTGCAATTCTGTATTCTGTGGCTATTCCAAGGCTTAATTTAGCTGTGAGAAGAAAATCTGATCTGGACAAATTACTGCAAGGATTTAAAAAGGCAATTAAAAACCTTAGACAGTATAGTTATTTGCCTGGATGATAAAAATCCAAGAGGATTAAAAAAGCTTCTTGATTGCTGGGCAGAGCGAAGTTTTCTTCTTTACCACTTGAGAGAGCTcttgctgcttttatttctgaCGGGCCCTCTGCTCCCCATTCACCAAGTCAGCACAGACAGTTTGATCCTGCAGGACCCATTTTCCACAGGGTAATAATAAGAGTTAAAGAGTGAGGGCTAGGCTATCATGTTCACGGTCACTCGGTAAGCAGCAGATTTTCTGCAGAAGCACAGTTTCTCCCCCATGGCCTCCCCTATAGTGCAGAAGTGGAGAGGCAATTGTGTGAGGATTATCAGTCTCCTATTACTGCAAATGTCACTGCATCAGCACCACTCAACCTGATTATGTCAATAGGGAAACACACTGGCCGTGTTTACGGGCTCTAAAACCAAGAGCTGAGAGGGTGGAGTTGCTCCTGCTGAGGGccaagagaaaaatgaagagataATCAAAAAACACTGACCCACAGTGGTagaacagctgtaaaacataaaaccaaGTTAAAGCAATGGACACATCCTTTGTATTTCTTTAAGCAATTATGAAGacaatgaataaattaaatctgACTGCTAACAGTGAATGAGATAGCAGTATTACTCATTAGCAGTTTACTAGATGGAATGgacatttctgaaaataaaagctCCTGATGGACTTTAATAAACACACCAGAGAGAATTTCTAAGTTATCCCTTCAGTACAAATGCAgagcaaaacataaataaataaaatgtaaaatgaataaaattataaGATAAAAGGGAATCAGCTGCAGTTGGTCCTccatattttccttttcttctcctctatcCTGGCTCTCCCGTTGCTTCATAACGTCGGGTAAAGAAATGGACTTGGATATCATAATAACCCTGAGAGGCTTTAGCTTTGCTCCACTACTGTCTGTGAATCTGACATCAAAGCTTGTGCTCCTAATCCCTCTGCCCTATGGAGGTAAACAGGGGCCCGTGTGTCGATACCTGGCCTGTTATGATGATGAAGAACTATCGCGTGCTGTGAGGGGGCACTCTGAGCTGGATTAAAACAAAGTAATCCGCTCTGTGGAGAGATGGGGAATAACTGCCGAGGTACCAGAGGTTAAGCAAATAAACAATGTGCTCCTTTTATGGGAAATCTTTAGCAACAccctctgtgctgcagcataATAACTACATACTACTTCCTGTCTGCGAGGGGGAAATATTAACCGTTCATCCTGATGGCTTCATGTACACCTAATAATAGTCGACTACCCACTTCTATGCTGTAGCATtagtcatatttttatttatagataAAACAAACCACTGCATAGCAGCACAAGAGCAGTGGATATCTAGGGGAAGTTGTCTGTTATAAGGTAACAGGCAATGTCCACTTCCTCTAGTTTTGCCCCCAAACCAAAGTTTGTACTTACTGtgtattatatatttatgaCTTATGACTTATTTTGTGAATTTGTAAACAAGTTTTATGGCACTCCTTGTGTGGAAATGTGGAAAtactttgttttgcttctggtTCAGCAAAGCTGAATGTGGCAAGGCTGTCAGGCGCCACTAATGTCGCCCACAATATTGTTGCATGTGGTTTGATCCATCATCATAAATCAGAGTTCAGTTTACCACTAGTTCGTATTGTTGTTGCCGTTTGGCTTCTGATTTCAACCAGATTAATTCAGGCACTGCATATGACTGTGCTTTTAATTCAGAAGCAAAATAATGGGAtagtatttacatttattttaatgatatgGCAGATCTGTGGTGTGATTGGCTATCACACAGCAATTTTCCATCGTTCCCAAATGACAGTTTACTGATGTGTCTGCTGTGCTCCAGCCTGTCACCCTGTCATGCTCTGAATGAAGTTTTTGTTACTCccaaaagaaaattaatgggAGCAATAGCCAAGCTCTCTACCCTCAGTGTGACTATGCTTTAGCAACACTTTGCAAAAATCTGGTGGATGAAATGATTGAAATCAGTCAGTCTCAAATGTATTGGCTCACCATGTGAAATTCCTTGATACAGATAGATGTgatgaaaattggtcaaaaaacaaatatatatataatagtgGACACTTGAACACCTGAATCAGGTAAAAAGGCTTAATTCTGACATGCTATAATATGTGATACAAAGTTGATATGAGTGAAatttgccacacacacacacaattcacgATTCTTTCTCAACAAAAGGCAACCAGCCTTTATCTGGTTCTGCCCAGTAAATCACAAACAATCATCAGACAATCAAGGCTGCTCCAATATCTGTCTAAAACTGGGCTGCTCctacactgaaattaaattacattaacaGTGAAGAACAGTGTAGAACAAGACATAAAACAGCCATAAAACGAAAATGATTTGTGTCTCAGaagcagctctgcctctgagAATATGACAACAAAAATCTGAACTGGCTTCACCatgcacaccaacacacactcaatcactcactctctcttccaaccaaccaaccatGATTAAAACCATGATTGCATCAACTGAGGCACCGAGGAGGGACAAAACGAATAAAACCAAATACCAATTTTAGGATTCAGGATATGTGGACATGTAACTGTAATGTTTTCCCAAAGTAATGTGGTGGACCGTAGCCGGAACTGTCATAATGAACCATGGATGATTTATGGTTTACTtggacaaaaacacagggaTTTAAGTGGAGCAGGCTGCTTTGTTAGAGGTGTTCTGCCACCTCTTACAGGCTGatagaaaacaacacactgaaactTTTGGAACAAAACTAAACCCAGTGAGGTGAGCCAATCTTATAGATTTCCCCAGGCTAATGTACATTTCAGGCCTGCTGGGAATGTTTTGCAGATGTTGAGTGAAATGTGATTGTGGTTTCGGAAGAATAGCGTGTGTGTTGGGTTTGGGGTTGGGGGAGTCTTACAGCATTGCAGCTGTGCTTTATTCTGTCAATCTAGTGTTACCATATATTTAAAAGGTGCAATCTATAATTTGAATGTAAAAGGCCACCACCACAATTCAAAACACATAAGTGGAAGCTACCATCACCATTACTGTAATTGAGTGACAAATACAGGTCAAATTCCTCAgttatgtatatgtgtgtgtgtgtgtgtgtgtgtgtgtgtatatatatatatatatatatgtacagtgtatatatggtttaaaaaaataacatccaTCAAATTCCATCCCTTTCCAATAATTGTTATCTCTTGTGACTGCAGGATGCTACAGcctttcccagcatgcactgacAGTGCATACCCTGTGTAGGCTAGTACATGAAGAAATAGCATTCCAACTAACATTATTGTATAT encodes:
- the ttc36 gene encoding tetratricopeptide repeat protein 36, whose product is MASAHDRAVLQAIFNPTTPFGDIPGLNQEEELIDDDSGFDTELLKQVKELEMQGVSAAEAGDLQAALQLFSQAIQILPQRASAYNNRAQALRLQGNTAGALEDLDQAISLSGDTGRTACQALVQRGLLRRLACQDDGARADFEKAAALGSEFARQQAVVLNPYAALCNKMLSEVINKLRNPEVSGMQ